One genomic segment of Terrihabitans soli includes these proteins:
- a CDS encoding Fe(3+) ABC transporter substrate-binding protein, whose protein sequence is MKRPLALAAFAACLFPLAASAQTKEVNIYTTREPGLIQPMLDEYTKKTGVKVNSIFVKEGLAERVKAEGANSPADLMIMVDIGNLNDLVEAGITQPIVSEILDKEVPKHLRDADHNWTSLTLRARVIYVSKDRVKDTAITYEDLADPKWKGKVCIRSGKHPYNIALIAAFIAKHGEAETEKWLDGVKANLARKPAGGDRDVARDILGGICDIGPANSYYVGLMRNSDKPEDRAWGEAINVLFPTFSDKAGTQVNVSGAALAKNAPNKAEAIKLLEFLAAPEVQQLYADKNYEYPIVGDVHPTIKALGTLKPDSLSLTEIAKNRKLAADLVDRTGFDN, encoded by the coding sequence TTGAAGCGCCCGCTGGCGCTCGCCGCCTTCGCTGCCTGCCTCTTTCCCCTCGCTGCGTCCGCGCAAACGAAGGAAGTGAATATCTATACGACCCGCGAGCCCGGTCTGATCCAGCCCATGCTCGACGAGTACACGAAGAAGACCGGCGTGAAGGTCAATTCGATCTTCGTGAAGGAAGGTCTTGCCGAACGCGTGAAGGCCGAAGGCGCCAATTCGCCGGCCGATCTCATGATCATGGTCGATATCGGCAATCTCAACGATCTCGTCGAAGCCGGCATCACCCAGCCGATCGTCTCGGAGATTCTCGACAAGGAAGTGCCCAAGCATCTGCGCGACGCGGATCATAACTGGACCTCGCTGACCCTGCGCGCCCGCGTCATTTACGTGTCGAAAGACCGCGTGAAAGACACCGCCATTACCTATGAGGATCTCGCCGATCCCAAATGGAAAGGCAAAGTGTGCATACGTTCGGGCAAGCACCCGTACAATATTGCGCTGATCGCCGCCTTCATCGCCAAGCACGGCGAAGCCGAGACCGAGAAATGGCTGGACGGCGTGAAGGCGAACCTCGCCCGCAAGCCGGCCGGCGGCGACCGCGATGTCGCGCGCGATATTCTCGGCGGCATCTGCGATATCGGCCCGGCCAATTCCTATTATGTCGGGCTGATGCGCAATTCCGACAAACCGGAAGACAGAGCCTGGGGTGAGGCGATCAATGTCCTCTTCCCAACCTTCTCCGACAAGGCCGGCACGCAAGTGAACGTTTCGGGCGCTGCGCTTGCCAAGAACGCGCCGAACAAGGCGGAAGCCATCAAGCTTCTTGAATTCCTCGCCGCGCCGGAAGTTCAGCAACTTTACGCCGACAAGAACTATGAATATCCGATCGTCGGAGACGTACACCCGACCATCAAGGCGCTCGGCACTCTGAAGCCGGACTCGCTGTCGCTGACGGAGATCGCCAAAAACCGCAAGCTCGCGGCCGACCTCGTCGACCGCACGGGCTTCGACAACTAA
- a CDS encoding polyamine ABC transporter substrate-binding protein, giving the protein MKFRPILSALAVAAFIGSAAGAMAEEIHVYNWSDYIDEEILKDFEKETGIKVVYDTFDTNELLETKLLTGSTGYDVVVPTATFLNRQIKAGVFQKLDKSKLPNLKNMWPEIQERVARYDPGNEYAVTYMWGTTGIGYNVAKIKEVLPNAPVNSWGLIYDPENAKALSKCGIMILDSAEDLLPSVMNYIGISPPDFIKVEDVQKAGEALGKLRKSIKKFHSDEWKNALADGDICAAVGYSGDVLQVAGRAEEAGKGVEIQYVIPKEGAQLWFDMLAIPADAPNVSGAHKFIDYLMRPEVAAKATNFVQYANGNLASQQFIDKEVLDNPAVYPDPDTLKRLYTVSTIEDPKMQRAVTREWTKAKTGQ; this is encoded by the coding sequence ATGAAATTCCGCCCAATCCTCTCGGCACTTGCAGTTGCGGCCTTCATCGGTTCTGCAGCCGGCGCTATGGCCGAGGAAATTCACGTCTACAACTGGTCGGACTATATCGACGAAGAAATTCTCAAGGACTTCGAGAAAGAGACCGGCATCAAGGTCGTCTACGACACCTTCGATACGAACGAACTTCTTGAGACGAAGCTTCTGACGGGCTCGACAGGCTATGATGTCGTCGTGCCGACCGCGACGTTCCTGAACCGCCAGATCAAAGCCGGCGTGTTCCAGAAACTCGACAAATCGAAACTGCCCAACCTGAAAAACATGTGGCCTGAAATTCAGGAGCGTGTTGCGCGCTACGATCCCGGCAATGAATACGCCGTGACCTATATGTGGGGCACGACGGGCATCGGCTACAATGTCGCGAAGATCAAGGAAGTGCTGCCGAACGCGCCGGTCAATTCGTGGGGTCTCATCTACGATCCCGAAAATGCGAAAGCGCTTTCGAAATGCGGCATCATGATTCTCGATTCTGCCGAGGATCTTCTGCCGTCGGTCATGAACTATATCGGCATCTCGCCGCCGGACTTCATCAAGGTCGAAGATGTGCAGAAGGCCGGCGAAGCGCTCGGCAAGCTGCGCAAGTCGATCAAGAAGTTCCATTCCGACGAATGGAAGAATGCGCTTGCGGACGGCGATATCTGCGCGGCGGTCGGTTATTCCGGTGACGTGTTGCAGGTCGCGGGCCGCGCCGAAGAAGCCGGCAAGGGCGTCGAGATCCAGTACGTCATTCCGAAAGAGGGCGCTCAGCTCTGGTTCGACATGCTGGCCATTCCGGCCGATGCGCCGAATGTCTCGGGTGCGCACAAATTCATCGACTATCTGATGCGGCCTGAAGTTGCCGCCAAGGCGACGAACTTCGTTCAATACGCCAACGGCAATCTCGCATCGCAGCAGTTCATCGATAAAGAAGTGCTGGACAATCCTGCCGTCTATCCCGATCCGGACACTCTGAAACGCCTGTACACGGTCTCCACCATCGAAGACCCGAAAATGCAGCGCGCTGTGACCCGGGAATGGACAAAAGCCAAAACCGGACAGTAA
- a CDS encoding ABC transporter permease has protein sequence MTDITAPSPSSSFRLSLPGFWLTASLVITALVLAPVIALTVIASHGSGDQWPHLIKYVLPVAVRDTASLLLGVGALAAVLGVGTAWLVTAHRFPGRNLFDWALLLPLAIPTYIMAYASVDLMHPLGPVQSAMRAVLGIASPADFRLPDIRSMWGAILLFGLVLYPYVYLATRAMFLMQSACVIDVSRTLGAGRAAAFFRVALPLARPAIAVGVSLVMMEALNDLGASDILGVRTLTVSIYSTWVNNSSLEGAAQIAIVMLFVVVALVLIERYARRHQRFNTQAQRSRRIAPRELTGLTALGASLFCLFPICFGFLFPALYLVREAIEDITYRGLSDQLLTQTWHTVSLAAVATIVTVLLGLTLTYTARLVRGPLPPALVRLGSVGYAIPGTVLAVGLLVPLAAFDNAVDAGMRQWFGISTGLLLSGSGFALVYAYAVRFLAISAGGVEAGFQKISPSLDSAARNLGETSAGVVRRVHMPLLRPALGAAALLVFVDAMKELSATLLLRPFNFETLATHVYAEASRGTYEDGSVAALLIVLVGLLPVALLARASRLPLAEGARAAEKRPSSADD, from the coding sequence ATGACCGATATAACAGCACCCTCGCCGTCTTCTTCCTTCCGCCTCAGCCTTCCCGGCTTCTGGCTTACGGCGAGCCTTGTCATTACCGCGCTGGTTCTGGCGCCGGTTATCGCGCTCACCGTCATCGCTTCGCACGGCTCGGGCGATCAGTGGCCGCATCTCATAAAATATGTCCTGCCCGTCGCCGTCCGCGATACGGCCTCTCTGCTGCTCGGCGTCGGCGCACTCGCCGCTGTGCTCGGCGTCGGCACGGCGTGGCTCGTCACGGCCCACCGTTTCCCGGGCCGCAATCTCTTCGATTGGGCGCTGCTGCTGCCGCTCGCGATCCCGACCTACATCATGGCCTATGCGAGCGTCGATCTGATGCATCCGCTCGGCCCGGTGCAATCGGCGATGCGCGCGGTTCTCGGCATTGCCAGCCCCGCCGATTTCCGCCTGCCCGATATCAGATCCATGTGGGGCGCGATCCTGCTCTTCGGGCTTGTGCTCTACCCTTATGTCTATCTCGCAACGCGGGCGATGTTCCTCATGCAATCGGCCTGCGTGATTGATGTGTCGCGCACGCTCGGCGCCGGGCGCGCCGCGGCTTTCTTCCGCGTCGCACTGCCGCTTGCGCGCCCCGCCATTGCGGTGGGTGTGAGCCTTGTGATGATGGAGGCGCTGAACGATCTCGGCGCGTCCGATATTCTCGGCGTGCGCACGCTGACGGTCTCGATCTACTCCACCTGGGTCAACAATTCCTCGCTCGAAGGCGCAGCGCAGATCGCCATCGTCATGCTGTTCGTCGTCGTTGCGCTCGTTCTCATCGAGCGCTATGCGCGGCGTCATCAGCGTTTCAATACGCAGGCGCAGCGCAGCCGCCGCATCGCCCCGCGCGAGCTGACGGGATTGACCGCGCTCGGCGCGAGCCTCTTCTGCCTATTCCCGATCTGCTTCGGTTTCCTTTTCCCGGCGCTCTATCTGGTGCGGGAAGCGATCGAGGACATCACCTATCGCGGCCTGTCCGATCAGCTTCTCACTCAGACTTGGCACACGGTTTCGCTCGCCGCCGTCGCAACGATCGTCACCGTTCTTCTCGGCCTGACGCTCACCTACACCGCCCGCCTGGTGCGCGGTCCGCTGCCGCCCGCGCTCGTGCGCCTCGGCAGTGTCGGCTATGCGATCCCCGGCACGGTTCTGGCCGTCGGCCTTCTGGTGCCGCTCGCAGCCTTCGACAATGCGGTCGATGCCGGAATGCGCCAATGGTTCGGCATTTCGACAGGGCTTCTGCTGTCGGGTTCGGGCTTTGCGCTCGTCTACGCCTATGCGGTGCGTTTCCTGGCAATTTCGGCAGGCGGCGTTGAAGCCGGCTTCCAGAAGATTTCGCCGAGCCTCGACAGCGCGGCGCGCAATCTCGGCGAGACATCCGCGGGTGTCGTGCGCCGCGTGCACATGCCGCTGCTGCGCCCGGCGCTCGGCGCCGCCGCCCTTCTCGTCTTTGTCGATGCGATGAAGGAACTGTCCGCGACGCTTCTTCTGCGCCCGTTCAATTTCGAAACGCTCGCCACGCATGTCTATGCGGAGGCCTCGCGCGGCACCTATGAAGACGGGTCGGTCGCAGCGCTTCTCATCGTGCTGGTCGGCTTGCTGCCGGTGGCATTGCTTGCCCGCGCCAGCCGCCTGCCTCTGGCCGAAGGCGCGCGTGCGGCCGAGAAACGTCCCTCGAGCGCTGACGACTAG
- the bfr gene encoding bacterioferritin, with protein sequence MKGDPKVIEFLNRGLRSELTAISQYWLHYRIFDNWGFKDLAKKWRAESIEEMNHADKFIARILFLEGFPNLQVLDPLRIGQSVKEILESDLAAEHDARKLYQEAAIYSASVGDFPSRDLFEELMTDEEGHIDFLEEQLDLIAKLGVELYSQHHIGELGD encoded by the coding sequence GTGAAGGGCGATCCCAAAGTCATCGAATTTCTCAATCGCGGGCTTCGCTCCGAACTGACCGCGATCAGCCAGTACTGGCTGCATTACCGCATCTTCGACAATTGGGGCTTCAAGGACCTCGCCAAGAAATGGCGCGCCGAGTCCATCGAAGAGATGAATCATGCGGATAAGTTCATCGCCCGCATCCTCTTCCTCGAAGGCTTCCCGAACCTGCAGGTGCTGGACCCGCTCCGCATCGGCCAGTCGGTCAAGGAAATCCTGGAAAGCGATCTGGCTGCCGAACACGATGCGCGCAAGCTCTATCAGGAAGCTGCCATCTATTCGGCCTCGGTCGGCGATTTCCCTAGCCGCGACCTCTTTGAGGAACTGATGACCGACGAAGAAGGCCATATCGACTTCCTCGAAGAACAGCTCGACCTCATCGCCAAACTCGGCGTCGAACTCTACTCGCAGCACCATATCGGCGAGCTCGGCGACTAA
- a CDS encoding PAS domain S-box protein, whose product MTDISAIPPFGDKTDETARPLRFVWQSDENGRISGLSPELVAILGPGRIINGRTWEEVVLDHGGEVPAELMQALARRDTWSGITINWPAADGRVLLLELAGLPAFERDRTFLGFRGFGVMRAAQAPREPVRQTPIQPTAPPPSITIEIVPDPEPKPEPVFEPISAPVLPFPPLPRGQRPSLDAQEKDAFSEIARALSVRTPNDGARDLISSVAARLPSSHAGAIGDGALDVLEVLPAAILIHRLGVPLFANHAFLDLTGFQDLNELILHGLDALFEELPQHAGHARGLGLRTAQGRSIRVEAHLKTIRWQDEAASLLFLGAASHVPAAPDNPREKELRAILDAASDGIVLLDKTGRILSLNRGAEALFGYDGGEVEGRSFTLLLGPDSHRTALDYLDIITARTSAGDGREVIGLRRRGNSLPLLMTLGRIGDERLCAIFRDITAFKLAEDELRASKLEAERANAHKTDFLARISHEIRTPLNAILGFSEIMQTERLGPLGAPQYREYLDGITQSGTHIVSLINDLLDLSKIEAGRFDLNFVRVNLNEIVSSTASLLQPQANRGRIIIRTSLAPSMPAVIADLRSIKQVALNLLSNAVKFTPPGGQVIVSTLMTQDGDAVLRVRDTGQGMNDNEIELALQNFKQLATNPEGGTGLGLPLTKALVEANRARFSIQSVPGAGTLVEMTFPPNRVLPA is encoded by the coding sequence ATGACAGACATTTCCGCCATTCCGCCGTTCGGCGACAAGACGGACGAGACTGCACGGCCGCTGCGTTTTGTCTGGCAATCGGACGAAAACGGGCGGATTTCCGGCCTGTCGCCGGAGCTTGTGGCCATTCTCGGCCCAGGCCGCATCATTAACGGACGCACCTGGGAAGAAGTCGTCCTCGACCATGGCGGCGAGGTCCCGGCCGAGCTGATGCAGGCTTTGGCCCGCCGCGACACCTGGAGCGGCATCACCATCAACTGGCCGGCCGCCGACGGGCGCGTCCTCCTGCTTGAGCTTGCCGGCCTGCCGGCCTTTGAGCGCGACCGCACCTTTCTCGGCTTCCGCGGCTTCGGCGTCATGCGTGCGGCGCAAGCCCCGCGCGAGCCGGTGCGCCAGACCCCAATCCAGCCCACTGCGCCTCCGCCATCGATCACGATCGAAATCGTGCCGGATCCCGAGCCGAAACCGGAGCCGGTATTCGAGCCGATTTCGGCGCCCGTCCTGCCCTTCCCGCCTCTGCCGCGCGGACAGCGGCCGAGCCTCGACGCGCAAGAAAAAGATGCCTTCAGCGAAATCGCCCGCGCGCTTTCGGTGCGCACGCCCAATGACGGCGCGCGCGATCTCATCTCCTCCGTCGCCGCGCGCCTTCCGTCCTCGCATGCGGGCGCCATCGGTGACGGCGCGCTCGATGTGCTGGAAGTTCTGCCCGCCGCGATCCTCATTCATCGGCTCGGCGTGCCGCTCTTTGCCAATCACGCCTTTCTCGATCTCACCGGTTTTCAGGATCTGAACGAACTGATCCTGCACGGGCTCGATGCGCTGTTCGAAGAATTGCCGCAGCATGCGGGCCATGCGCGCGGGCTTGGCCTTCGCACCGCGCAGGGACGTTCGATCCGCGTCGAAGCGCATCTGAAAACGATCCGCTGGCAGGACGAGGCGGCAAGCCTTCTGTTCCTCGGTGCAGCGAGCCATGTGCCGGCAGCGCCCGACAATCCGCGCGAGAAAGAGCTGCGCGCGATCCTCGACGCGGCAAGCGACGGCATCGTCCTTCTCGACAAAACGGGGCGCATTCTCTCGCTGAACCGCGGTGCCGAAGCACTTTTCGGCTATGACGGCGGCGAGGTCGAAGGGCGCAGCTTTACGCTTCTTCTCGGGCCCGACAGCCACCGCACCGCGCTCGATTATCTCGACATCATAACGGCCAGAACAAGCGCGGGAGACGGGCGCGAAGTGATCGGCCTTCGGCGGCGCGGCAATTCTTTGCCGCTTCTCATGACGCTCGGCCGCATCGGCGATGAGCGTCTGTGCGCCATCTTCCGCGACATCACCGCTTTCAAACTGGCGGAAGACGAGCTCCGCGCATCCAAGCTCGAAGCCGAGCGCGCCAACGCCCACAAGACCGATTTTCTGGCGCGCATCAGCCACGAAATCCGCACGCCGCTCAACGCCATTCTCGGCTTCTCGGAAATCATGCAGACCGAGAGGCTGGGCCCGCTCGGCGCGCCGCAATACCGCGAATATCTCGACGGCATCACGCAGTCGGGAACGCACATTGTCAGCCTGATCAACGATCTTCTCGATCTGTCGAAGATCGAAGCCGGCCGCTTCGACCTCAATTTCGTCCGCGTCAATCTCAACGAGATCGTCTCGTCGACGGCTTCCCTGCTGCAGCCACAGGCCAATCGCGGACGCATCATCATCCGCACCTCGCTTGCGCCGTCCATGCCGGCGGTGATCGCCGATCTCCGCAGCATCAAACAGGTGGCGCTGAACCTTCTGTCCAATGCCGTGAAATTCACCCCCCCGGGTGGCCAGGTGATCGTCTCGACGCTGATGACCCAGGACGGCGATGCCGTTCTGCGGGTGCGCGACACCGGCCAGGGCATGAACGACAACGAGATCGAGCTGGCATTGCAGAATTTCAAACAGCTCGCCACCAATCCGGAAGGCGGAACGGGCCTTGGCCTGCCGCTGACCAAAGCGCTGGTGGAAGCCAACCGGGCCCGCTTCTCCATCCAGAGCGTGCCCGGCGCCGGAACCCTCGTCGAAATGACCTTCCCGCCGAACCGGGTTCTCCCTGCCTGA
- a CDS encoding DUF7352 domain-containing protein, translating into MGTKTIHKFQIDPTHMVIAMPADAVILSAKAQHGVICVWAEVDPTLPKNARYFEVFGTGHPIHVDMGVERKFIDTVMMDGGSLVFHVYERTN; encoded by the coding sequence ATGGGAACCAAAACCATCCATAAATTCCAGATCGATCCGACCCATATGGTCATCGCAATGCCGGCAGACGCTGTAATCCTCAGCGCCAAGGCTCAGCATGGCGTTATATGTGTGTGGGCGGAAGTCGATCCGACACTACCCAAGAACGCTCGATATTTCGAAGTGTTCGGGACAGGCCATCCGATACACGTCGATATGGGTGTCGAACGCAAGTTCATCGACACCGTGATGATGGACGGAGGCTCGCTCGTCTTCCATGTTTACGAGAGAACCAACTGA
- a CDS encoding (2Fe-2S)-binding protein: MIVCSCNVLTDNAIREACASLDVAPRTPGQVYRCLGCSAQCGRCSRTIKTIIEQAVAVCPAACAVCPGGHAHAHNENDIPQLSDLAVLEAAE, from the coding sequence ATGATCGTCTGCTCGTGCAATGTTCTGACGGACAACGCCATACGCGAGGCCTGTGCTTCGCTGGATGTGGCGCCGCGCACGCCCGGCCAAGTCTATCGCTGCCTGGGCTGCAGCGCCCAGTGCGGCCGCTGCTCGCGCACCATCAAGACCATTATCGAACAGGCCGTGGCCGTCTGCCCGGCCGCCTGCGCTGTGTGCCCGGGCGGGCATGCCCACGCTCATAACGAAAACGATATCCCGCAGCTCAGCGATCTGGCCGTCCTCGAAGCCGCCGAGTGA
- a CDS encoding ABC transporter permease subunit, with protein sequence MAKRVGERDWKRTIEIGVPFVWLVVLFLVPFFIVLKVSLSTGVIAMPPYEPAFDFFADGVSGTIEKIKSFSLANYTWLFGDPLYLNSYLSSLRIAAISTILLLLIGYPIAYGMARAPKDIRPMLLMMVILPFWTSFLIRVYAWIGILKPEGLLSTLLIWLGLIDEPLAIMNTEKAVFIGIVYSYLPFMVLPLYSSLEKLDGTLLEAAADLGATPIQAFWKITFPLSIPGIVAGCMLCFIPAVGEFVIPDLLGGNETLMIGRVLWNEFFLNRDWPVSSAVAVLLLLVLVIPIVFYQNFQQRQLEADR encoded by the coding sequence TTGGCCAAGCGGGTGGGGGAAAGAGACTGGAAGCGGACGATCGAGATCGGCGTGCCTTTTGTATGGCTCGTCGTTCTCTTCCTCGTTCCGTTCTTCATCGTTCTGAAAGTGTCGTTGTCGACCGGCGTCATTGCGATGCCGCCATACGAACCGGCTTTTGATTTTTTCGCCGACGGCGTCTCTGGCACAATCGAGAAGATAAAATCCTTCTCGCTGGCAAACTACACATGGCTGTTTGGCGATCCGCTCTATCTTAATTCCTATCTGTCGAGCCTGCGCATCGCGGCGATCTCGACGATCCTTCTTCTGCTCATCGGCTATCCTATTGCCTACGGCATGGCGCGTGCTCCGAAAGATATCCGGCCGATGCTGCTGATGATGGTCATCCTGCCGTTCTGGACGTCCTTCCTCATCCGCGTCTATGCATGGATCGGCATTCTGAAGCCGGAAGGTCTGCTCTCGACGCTGTTGATCTGGCTCGGCCTGATCGATGAGCCGCTGGCCATCATGAACACCGAGAAGGCGGTCTTTATCGGCATCGTCTATTCCTATCTGCCGTTTATGGTGCTGCCTCTGTATTCGAGCCTTGAAAAACTCGACGGCACTTTGCTCGAAGCAGCCGCCGATCTCGGCGCAACGCCCATTCAGGCCTTCTGGAAAATCACCTTCCCGCTGTCCATTCCGGGCATCGTTGCCGGCTGCATGCTCTGCTTTATTCCGGCGGTCGGCGAATTCGTCATTCCCGATCTTCTCGGCGGCAACGAGACGCTGATGATCGGCCGCGTGCTCTGGAACGAGTTCTTCCTTAACCGCGACTGGCCTGTGTCGTCCGCGGTTGCGGTTCTCCTTCTGCTCGTTCTTGTGATCCCGATCGTGTTCTACCAGAACTTCCAGCAGCGCCAGCTTGAGGCCGATCGATGA
- a CDS encoding helix-turn-helix domain-containing protein has protein sequence MVEQYLSLEELSALLGSIKPRTLAYWASRGTLPGAVKLGRKWLVKESAVKSWLSDKHSSHQAEVWQWPNSISDQEARISRLVSALETKSNVSPLAKELAARLKPGPTTRKQKETS, from the coding sequence ATGGTTGAACAGTACCTTTCCCTAGAAGAGCTATCGGCGCTCCTGGGAAGCATAAAACCGCGGACGCTCGCGTATTGGGCCTCTCGCGGAACTCTGCCGGGCGCCGTCAAACTTGGTCGAAAGTGGCTCGTGAAGGAGTCAGCCGTGAAGAGCTGGCTATCCGATAAACACTCGTCACACCAAGCCGAGGTCTGGCAATGGCCGAACTCTATAAGCGATCAAGAAGCCCGTATTTCCAGGCTCGTCTCCGCATTGGAGACAAAATCGAACGTGTCTCCACTGGCCAAAGAACTCGCGGCGAGGCTCAAACCTGGGCCGACAACGAGGAAGCAAAAAGAAACTTCCTGA
- a CDS encoding ABC transporter ATP-binding protein codes for MPPQSTKAALGPVRRSFSPWTDPDAVPLIRFENVTKKYGDFTAIDNLTLNIYEREFFALLGPSGCGKTTLMRMVAGFEEPTSGKVLLAGKDLVGVPPYRRAVNMMFQSYALFPHMSVADNIAFGLKQANMPKAERDERVKEMLKLVKLDKFGGRKPHQLSGGQRQRVALARSLALKPKVLLLDEPLGALDKKLREETQFELTDLQVTLGMTFLIVTHDQEEAMTVADRIAVMDHGKIIQVATPGEIYEQPVSRYVADFIGDVNIIPAKVETAGGNAIKLKSPWSESPIEVSTNVSAANGSDAWLALRPEKVGISLQPPAPGTANVLAGEVWDIGYLGDLSIYRVKLPSGDIVKAQIANSTRLVERPITWEDKVWLSWAPEQAVLLTS; via the coding sequence ATGCCTCCACAGAGTACGAAAGCGGCTTTGGGTCCGGTCCGCCGGAGCTTCAGTCCCTGGACCGATCCGGATGCTGTTCCGCTCATCCGCTTCGAGAACGTCACCAAGAAATACGGTGACTTCACCGCCATCGATAATCTCACCCTCAATATTTATGAGCGCGAGTTCTTCGCCCTGCTCGGACCGTCCGGCTGCGGCAAGACCACGCTGATGCGCATGGTCGCCGGTTTTGAAGAACCGACATCGGGCAAGGTCCTTCTCGCGGGGAAAGATCTTGTCGGCGTGCCGCCCTACAGGCGCGCGGTGAACATGATGTTCCAGTCCTATGCGCTGTTTCCGCATATGAGCGTTGCGGACAACATCGCCTTTGGCCTGAAACAGGCCAATATGCCGAAAGCCGAACGGGACGAGCGCGTCAAGGAAATGCTCAAGCTCGTCAAGCTCGACAAGTTCGGCGGGCGCAAGCCGCATCAATTATCGGGCGGCCAGCGCCAGCGAGTGGCGCTTGCGCGCTCGCTTGCTCTGAAGCCGAAAGTACTTTTGCTCGATGAACCGCTCGGCGCGCTCGACAAAAAATTGCGCGAGGAAACGCAGTTCGAGCTCACCGATCTTCAGGTCACGCTCGGCATGACCTTCCTGATCGTCACGCACGATCAGGAAGAGGCGATGACGGTTGCCGACCGCATTGCCGTCATGGATCACGGTAAGATCATCCAGGTCGCAACGCCCGGCGAAATCTACGAACAGCCGGTCTCGCGCTATGTCGCGGATTTCATCGGCGATGTGAACATCATCCCGGCCAAGGTCGAGACGGCGGGCGGCAACGCCATCAAGCTGAAAAGCCCGTGGTCGGAATCGCCGATCGAAGTGTCGACGAATGTTTCTGCAGCAAACGGATCGGACGCTTGGCTCGCGCTGCGGCCGGAGAAAGTCGGCATTTCCCTGCAGCCGCCGGCGCCGGGTACGGCGAATGTGCTTGCCGGCGAAGTCTGGGATATCGGCTATCTCGGCGATCTGTCGATCTACCGCGTCAAACTTCCGAGCGGCGACATCGTCAAGGCGCAGATCGCCAATTCGACGCGTCTCGTCGAACGTCCGATCACCTGGGAAGATAAAGTGTGGCTGAGCTGGGCGCCCGAACAGGCCGTGCTGCTGACAAGCTGA
- a CDS encoding ABC transporter permease, whose product MRKGLSNFNLVSLTLGFAFLYIPIVLLVIYSFNASRLVTVWGGWSTKWYGELLNNQQLLDAAWITARVAFISATFATVLGTMAAIALVRHGRFRGRTLFSGLVYAPLVMPEIITGFSMLLLFVAMGVSRGFWTVTIAHITFAMCYVAIVVQSRLLSFDHSLEEAAQDLGATPTKTFFVITLPIIAPAVISGWMLAFTLSLDDLVIASFTTGPGATTLPMRIYSSVRLGVTPEINAVCTILIGIVTCVVIGVSIAAKRAENERVRAERMAIANG is encoded by the coding sequence ATGAGAAAAGGCCTCTCCAATTTCAATCTGGTTTCGCTGACGCTCGGCTTTGCGTTTCTCTATATTCCGATCGTCCTTCTCGTCATCTATTCGTTCAATGCGTCGCGCCTCGTGACGGTGTGGGGCGGCTGGTCGACGAAATGGTATGGCGAGTTGCTGAACAATCAGCAGCTTCTCGACGCGGCGTGGATCACCGCGCGCGTTGCGTTTATTTCCGCGACGTTCGCGACCGTGCTCGGCACGATGGCGGCGATTGCGCTCGTGCGTCACGGCCGGTTCCGCGGCCGCACGCTCTTCTCGGGCCTTGTCTATGCGCCGCTCGTCATGCCGGAAATCATTACCGGCTTCAGCATGCTCTTGCTCTTCGTCGCCATGGGCGTTTCGCGCGGCTTCTGGACGGTGACCATCGCTCACATCACCTTCGCCATGTGCTATGTCGCGATTGTCGTCCAGTCGCGCCTCCTAAGCTTCGATCACAGCCTGGAAGAAGCGGCGCAGGATCTCGGCGCAACGCCGACAAAGACCTTCTTCGTCATCACGTTGCCCATCATCGCCCCCGCCGTCATTTCCGGCTGGATGCTGGCCTTCACGCTCTCGCTCGATGATCTCGTCATCGCCAGCTTCACGACGGGCCCGGGCGCAACGACTTTGCCCATGCGCATCTATTCGTCGGTGCGTCTCGGCGTAACGCCCGAAATCAACGCGGTGTGTACGATCCTCATCGGCATCGTCACCTGCGTCGTTATCGGCGTGTCGATTGCCGCCAAGCGGGCCGAAAACGAACGCGTCCGCGCCGAGCGCATGGCGATCGCCAACGGCTAG